A stretch of the Archangium violaceum genome encodes the following:
- a CDS encoding AHH domain-containing protein, producing the protein MRRTLTWPRAAVALLLLVPLSCAVSPGGAFRGAGREREPKVVEVEELSGGRHRLAFEPVVPNPALERMRVEEARAALAFFQESFQEAEKPRKRSRLVLASRGQGGSQPAEWESRLRQEYLSRYGPPLLPMPGAMERSRLLLALKLSAGYMGEGVREAARELFSSPVFLSGVALSVLVYFAAWLAPEPVFTKAFVATLTLRLTLAVGVVELTQVARACVRLYQEAEAARTVEELEAVAERFGRAMGGVGLRVLVLVASMGVAKGLPGVPEGGLGTLLRSPRFALPGGVTVQGATTVQMVADGTVVVTGVAAGTAAATVGSACTDGSEAKDGYHWHHLATNKNDISTVSGGPWTPRFEELFAFAGMSLDAAENLIYLKGHKGPHPEAYHKEVYTKLSAAIEDCETAARCRSKLLEALRKIAEEVCTPGSRLHRLATKSQD; encoded by the coding sequence ATGCGGAGAACCCTCACATGGCCGCGAGCGGCCGTGGCGCTGTTGTTGCTGGTGCCCCTTTCATGCGCGGTGTCCCCAGGGGGTGCTTTCCGTGGGGCGGGCCGTGAGAGGGAGCCGAAAGTCGTAGAGGTAGAGGAGCTCTCGGGAGGAAGGCACCGGCTCGCCTTCGAGCCGGTGGTGCCGAACCCGGCGCTGGAGCGGATGCGAGTGGAGGAGGCGAGGGCGGCCCTGGCGTTCTTCCAGGAGTCATTCCAAGAGGCGGAGAAGCCACGGAAGCGCTCCCGGCTCGTGCTGGCATCGAGGGGACAGGGAGGGAGCCAGCCTGCGGAGTGGGAGTCGCGGTTGAGGCAGGAGTACCTGTCGAGGTACGGACCGCCGCTGCTGCCCATGCCCGGGGCGATGGAGCGGAGCCGGCTCTTGCTGGCGCTGAAACTGTCAGCTGGCTACATGGGCGAGGGAGTGCGTGAGGCGGCGAGGGAGTTGTTCAGCTCGCCGGTGTTCCTCTCCGGAGTGGCGCTGTCGGTGCTGGTGTACTTCGCGGCGTGGCTGGCACCGGAGCCTGTCTTCACCAAGGCCTTCGTGGCGACGCTGACGTTGAGGCTGACGCTGGCGGTGGGCGTGGTGGAGCTGACGCAGGTGGCACGAGCCTGCGTGAGGCTGTACCAGGAGGCGGAGGCGGCGAGGACGGTGGAGGAGCTCGAAGCGGTGGCGGAGCGCTTCGGCAGGGCGATGGGAGGAGTGGGGCTGAGGGTGCTGGTGCTAGTGGCCAGCATGGGAGTGGCGAAGGGGTTGCCCGGAGTGCCGGAGGGAGGACTGGGGACGTTGTTGCGCTCGCCACGGTTCGCATTGCCCGGAGGAGTGACGGTGCAGGGAGCGACGACGGTACAGATGGTGGCGGATGGCACGGTCGTCGTGACGGGAGTGGCGGCGGGAACGGCGGCGGCCACGGTGGGAAGTGCCTGCACCGATGGCTCGGAGGCGAAGGACGGCTACCACTGGCACCACCTGGCCACCAACAAGAACGACATCTCGACGGTGTCAGGCGGACCCTGGACGCCCAGGTTCGAGGAACTCTTCGCTTTCGCGGGAATGAGCCTGGACGCTGCGGAGAACCTCATCTACCTCAAGGGCCACAAAGGTCCGCATCCAGAGGCGTACCATAAGGAGGTATACACGAAGCTCAGCGCGGCGATTGAAGACTGTGAAACCGCTGCTCGATGTAGGAGCAAGTTGCTGGAGGCGCTCCGGAAGATTGCTGAAGAGGTATGCACTCCAGGGTCACGACTCCACAGGTTGGCAACGAAGTCTCAGGACTGA
- the upp gene encoding uracil phosphoribosyltransferase, whose translation MRRKDTSTASFRALLQEISLLLAYEAMRDLKLTEETIETPMMEMTAPVLEGKKLVLVAILRAGQGILDGMLQLVPSARVGHIGLYRDPKTLTAVEYYYKVPNQLADRDVIVCDPMLATGNSAVAALNRIKKSKPGSLRFVCLLACPEGLANLREHHPDVRVFTAAVDEKLDEHGYILPGLGDAGDRLFGTR comes from the coding sequence ATGCGGCGCAAGGACACGAGCACGGCCTCGTTCCGCGCGTTGTTGCAGGAGATCTCCCTGTTGCTCGCCTACGAGGCGATGCGGGACTTGAAGCTGACAGAGGAGACCATCGAGACGCCGATGATGGAGATGACGGCACCGGTGCTGGAGGGCAAGAAGCTGGTGCTGGTGGCGATCCTCCGAGCGGGGCAGGGCATCCTGGACGGGATGCTGCAGCTGGTGCCGAGCGCCCGCGTGGGTCACATTGGCTTGTATCGAGATCCCAAGACGCTGACGGCGGTGGAGTACTACTACAAGGTGCCGAACCAGCTGGCGGACCGGGACGTCATCGTGTGTGACCCGATGCTGGCGACGGGGAACTCGGCGGTGGCGGCGCTCAACCGCATCAAGAAGAGCAAGCCCGGGAGCCTGCGCTTCGTGTGTCTGCTGGCGTGTCCCGAGGGCCTGGCCAACCTGCGCGAGCACCACCCGGACGTGCGTGTCTTCACCGCGGCGGTGGACGAGAAGCTCGACGAGCACGGCTACATCCTGCCGGGTCTGGGCGACGCGGGCGATCGGCTCTTTGGCACGAGGTAG
- a CDS encoding imm11 family protein, whose product MKPDGVELDFSLAAFSIPVVNDRFVHLFERLGIQDVQFIPTRVDGHAGPFFILNTLRIIRCIDDARCEEALYWRPEDGQPEKVGRYRSVVGMRIDPTQVGDAHIFRTWGWSQGLIISEDLKQALEQEGLTGTRFVEV is encoded by the coding sequence GTGAAGCCCGATGGTGTGGAGCTGGACTTCAGTCTTGCTGCCTTCTCGATTCCCGTGGTCAACGACCGCTTCGTCCATCTCTTCGAGCGCCTGGGTATCCAGGACGTGCAGTTCATTCCCACTCGAGTGGACGGTCATGCCGGGCCCTTCTTCATCCTCAACACGCTGCGCATCATCCGCTGCATCGACGATGCCCGGTGCGAGGAGGCTCTATACTGGCGGCCGGAGGACGGCCAGCCGGAGAAGGTGGGCAGGTACCGCTCCGTCGTGGGAATGCGCATCGACCCGACCCAGGTGGGAGACGCGCATATCTTCCGCACCTGGGGCTGGTCACAGGGCCTCATCATCTCGGAGGACCTCAAGCAGGCCCTGGAGCAGGAAGGCCTCACCGGTACACGGTTCGTCGAGGTGTGA